One Equus caballus isolate H_3958 breed thoroughbred chromosome 14, TB-T2T, whole genome shotgun sequence DNA segment encodes these proteins:
- the LOC138917406 gene encoding uncharacterized protein isoform X6 has product MENKTGEGAGGWCPVAEGGAGGGSSQDTVSRSSLSQGAACVAEDPEDRCHQSRLPEACFHEFSQMLQELRNRKQELPSRSVLALEASQGFQGVNTDLSTKGSQQDPREAVGVLWRIPQTSSLPISLTELSCQADLETGSCHSLTFIKALQVCRVVGDYIVWIL; this is encoded by the exons atggagaacaaaacag GTGAGGGAGCTGGTGGATGGTGtcctgtggcagagggaggagcaggagggggatCCAGTCAAGACACAGTCTCCAG AAGTAGCCTGAGCCAAGGAGCTGCTTGCGTGGCTGAGGACCCTGAG GATCGCTGTCATCAGTCAAGGCTGCCGGAGGCTTGTTTTCACGAGTTCTCTCAAATGCTGCAGGAGCTTAGGAACAG AAAACAGGAGCTGCCTTCGAGATCTGTTCTGGCATTGGAAGCATCCCAAGGTTTCCAGGGTGTGAATACTGACTTGTCAACCAAAGG TTCCCAACAGGATCCTAGAGAGGCTGTTGGTGTGCTATGGAGAATACCCCAAACCTCTTCCTTGCCCATCTCGCTTACAGAGTTGAGCTGCCAG GCTGACCTGGAGACAGGATCCTGCCACTCCCTGACCTTCATAAAGGCCCTTCAAGTTTGCCGTGTAGTTGGTGATTATATTGTTTGGATCCTGTGA
- the LOC138917406 gene encoding uncharacterized protein isoform X8, which translates to MENKTGEGAGGWCPVAEGGAGGGSSQDTVSRSSLSQGAACVAEDPEDRCHQSRLPEACFHEFSQMLQELRNSSQQDPREAVGVLWRIPQTSSLPISLTELSCQADLETGSCHSLTFIKALQVCRVVGDYIVWIL; encoded by the exons atggagaacaaaacag GTGAGGGAGCTGGTGGATGGTGtcctgtggcagagggaggagcaggagggggatCCAGTCAAGACACAGTCTCCAG AAGTAGCCTGAGCCAAGGAGCTGCTTGCGTGGCTGAGGACCCTGAG GATCGCTGTCATCAGTCAAGGCTGCCGGAGGCTTGTTTTCACGAGTTCTCTCAAATGCTGCAGGAGCTTAGGAACAG TTCCCAACAGGATCCTAGAGAGGCTGTTGGTGTGCTATGGAGAATACCCCAAACCTCTTCCTTGCCCATCTCGCTTACAGAGTTGAGCTGCCAG GCTGACCTGGAGACAGGATCCTGCCACTCCCTGACCTTCATAAAGGCCCTTCAAGTTTGCCGTGTAGTTGGTGATTATATTGTTTGGATCCTGTGA
- the LOC138917406 gene encoding uncharacterized protein isoform X5, with amino-acid sequence MENKTGEGAGGWCPVAEGGAGGGSSQDTVSRSSLSQGAACVAEDPEDRCHQSRLPEACFHEFSQMLQELRNRKQELPSRSVLALEASQGFQGVNTDLSTKGSQQDPREAVGVLWRIPQTSSLPISLTELSCQTRGLCSLSQQKPVQSSHSGLRDPQCLSVYSPSSSCENCEASTSSNTHSTGLLRVVNERRLTWRQDPATP; translated from the exons atggagaacaaaacag GTGAGGGAGCTGGTGGATGGTGtcctgtggcagagggaggagcaggagggggatCCAGTCAAGACACAGTCTCCAG AAGTAGCCTGAGCCAAGGAGCTGCTTGCGTGGCTGAGGACCCTGAG GATCGCTGTCATCAGTCAAGGCTGCCGGAGGCTTGTTTTCACGAGTTCTCTCAAATGCTGCAGGAGCTTAGGAACAG AAAACAGGAGCTGCCTTCGAGATCTGTTCTGGCATTGGAAGCATCCCAAGGTTTCCAGGGTGTGAATACTGACTTGTCAACCAAAGG TTCCCAACAGGATCCTAGAGAGGCTGTTGGTGTGCTATGGAGAATACCCCAAACCTCTTCCTTGCCCATCTCGCTTACAGAGTTGAGCTGCCAG ACAAGAGGCCTCTGTTCTTTGTCTCAGCAGAAGCCAGTCCAGAGCTCGCACTCTGGGCTCAGAGATCCCCAGTGCCTATCAGTCTATTCACCTTCCAGCTCATGTGAGAACTGTGAAGCCTCCACTTCCTCAAATACCCACAGCACTGGGCTTTTGCGGGTTGTGAATGAGAGAAG GCTGACCTGGAGACAGGATCCTGCCACTCCCTGA
- the LOC138917406 gene encoding uncharacterized protein isoform X7 — protein sequence MENKTGEGAGGWCPVAEGGAGGGSSQDTVSRSSLSQGAACVAEDPEDRCHQSRLPEACFHEFSQMLQELRNRKQELPSRSVLALEASQGFQGVNTDLSTKGSQQDPREAVGVLWRIPQTSSLPISLTELSCQTS from the exons atggagaacaaaacag GTGAGGGAGCTGGTGGATGGTGtcctgtggcagagggaggagcaggagggggatCCAGTCAAGACACAGTCTCCAG AAGTAGCCTGAGCCAAGGAGCTGCTTGCGTGGCTGAGGACCCTGAG GATCGCTGTCATCAGTCAAGGCTGCCGGAGGCTTGTTTTCACGAGTTCTCTCAAATGCTGCAGGAGCTTAGGAACAG AAAACAGGAGCTGCCTTCGAGATCTGTTCTGGCATTGGAAGCATCCCAAGGTTTCCAGGGTGTGAATACTGACTTGTCAACCAAAGG TTCCCAACAGGATCCTAGAGAGGCTGTTGGTGTGCTATGGAGAATACCCCAAACCTCTTCCTTGCCCATCTCGCTTACAGAGTTGAGCTGCCAG
- the LOC138917406 gene encoding uncharacterized protein isoform X9 produces the protein MENKTGEGAGGWCPVAEGGAGGGSSQDTVSRSSLSQGAACVAEDPEDRCHQSRLPEACFHEFSQMLQELRNSSQQDPREAVGVLWRIPQTSSLPISLTELSCQTS, from the exons atggagaacaaaacag GTGAGGGAGCTGGTGGATGGTGtcctgtggcagagggaggagcaggagggggatCCAGTCAAGACACAGTCTCCAG AAGTAGCCTGAGCCAAGGAGCTGCTTGCGTGGCTGAGGACCCTGAG GATCGCTGTCATCAGTCAAGGCTGCCGGAGGCTTGTTTTCACGAGTTCTCTCAAATGCTGCAGGAGCTTAGGAACAG TTCCCAACAGGATCCTAGAGAGGCTGTTGGTGTGCTATGGAGAATACCCCAAACCTCTTCCTTGCCCATCTCGCTTACAGAGTTGAGCTGCCAG
- the LOC138917406 gene encoding heparan sulfate glucosamine 3-O-sulfotransferase 4-like isoform X4: MTPWPAPPPPLPPLLAAPPPPGAQAAFSLRLVPVCHLPVLQPPGRLGHPAVPRGAAGAAGTAAEPLPSPPPPSLLPPPMRLGTPSQPSTLPPDNASREEPPEPSKQPPAPGADGWGLASGSGFARDPWLRTPVAPGEMITAQSALLEREAQKSSTTHEELTGQRAVNGSSERGGALSTPNYGEKKLPQALIIGVKKGGTRELLEAIRVHPDVRACGPWA; encoded by the coding sequence ATGACCCCGTGGCCCGCACCTCCTCCGCCTCTGCCTCCACTTctcgccgcgccgccgccgcctggcgcGCAAGCTGCTTTTTCTCTGCGCCTTGTCCCTGTCTGTCACCTACCTGTGCTACAGCCTCCTGGGCGGCTCGGGCACCCTGCAGTTCCCCGTGGTGCTGCAGGAGCCGCCGGCACTGCTGCCGAGCCCCTGCCGAGCCCGCCGCCACCCTCTCTACTGCCGCCCCCCATGCGCCTCGGCACCCCCTCACAGCCCTCCACGCTGCCGCCGGACAACGCGAGCCGCGAGGAGCCTCCGGAGCCCTCcaagcagccccctgcccccgggGCCGACGGCTGGGGTCTGGCGAGCGGCAGCGGGTTCGCTAGGGACCCCTGGCTCCGGACCCCTGTGGCCCCTGGCGAGATGATCACGGCGCAGAGCGCGCTGCTGGAGAGGGAAGCGCAGAAGTCCAGCACCACCCACGAGGAGCTCACAGGCCAGAGAGCGGTGAATGGGAGCAGCGAGAGGGGCGGCGCCCTCAGCACCCCcaactatggggagaagaagctgcCACAGGCGCTCATCATCGGGGTCAAGAAAGGAGGCACCCGCGAGCTGCTGGAGGCGATCCGAGTCCACCCGGACGTGCGGGCCTGCGGGCCGTGGGCGTAG
- the LOC138917406 gene encoding heparan sulfate glucosamine 3-O-sulfotransferase 4-like isoform X3 has product MQPGRLGEGGGAGRGRWRRLKPCPGCVGGCRRRCRSEPGAAMTPWPAPPPPLPPLLAAPPPPGAQAAFSLRLVPVCHLPVLQPPGRLGHPAVPRGAAGAAGTAAEPLPSPPPPSLLPPPMRLGTPSQPSTLPPDNASREEPPEPSKQPPAPGADGWGLASGSGFARDPWLRTPVAPGEMITAQSALLEREAQKSSTTHEELTGQRAVNGSSERGGALSTPNYGEKKLPQALIIGVKKGGTRELLEAIRVHPDVRACGPWA; this is encoded by the coding sequence ATGCAGCCTGggcggctgggggagggggggggggccgggcgggggcgctGGCGGCGGCTGAAACCATGTCCGGGCTGCGTCGGgggctgccgccgccgctgccgcagCGAGCCCGGAGCCGCGATGACCCCGTGGCCCGCACCTCCTCCGCCTCTGCCTCCACTTctcgccgcgccgccgccgcctggcgcGCAAGCTGCTTTTTCTCTGCGCCTTGTCCCTGTCTGTCACCTACCTGTGCTACAGCCTCCTGGGCGGCTCGGGCACCCTGCAGTTCCCCGTGGTGCTGCAGGAGCCGCCGGCACTGCTGCCGAGCCCCTGCCGAGCCCGCCGCCACCCTCTCTACTGCCGCCCCCCATGCGCCTCGGCACCCCCTCACAGCCCTCCACGCTGCCGCCGGACAACGCGAGCCGCGAGGAGCCTCCGGAGCCCTCcaagcagccccctgcccccgggGCCGACGGCTGGGGTCTGGCGAGCGGCAGCGGGTTCGCTAGGGACCCCTGGCTCCGGACCCCTGTGGCCCCTGGCGAGATGATCACGGCGCAGAGCGCGCTGCTGGAGAGGGAAGCGCAGAAGTCCAGCACCACCCACGAGGAGCTCACAGGCCAGAGAGCGGTGAATGGGAGCAGCGAGAGGGGCGGCGCCCTCAGCACCCCcaactatggggagaagaagctgcCACAGGCGCTCATCATCGGGGTCAAGAAAGGAGGCACCCGCGAGCTGCTGGAGGCGATCCGAGTCCACCCGGACGTGCGGGCCTGCGGGCCGTGGGCGTAG